The genomic DNA CGTTTCTGGACAAGGGGTCCGCAGTCACCTTCCGGCTGGCCACTGTTTTCGGCATGAGCCCGCGCATGCGCATGGACCTGCTGGTGAACGACTTCACCTATCAGGCCTTCAAGACCCGGTCGGTCATCCTTTTCGAGGACCACTTCAGGCGCAACTACATCCATGTCAGGGACGTGACTAAGGCGTTCATCTGGGGCATCGAGCACTACGAGACGATGCAGGGCCAGGCGTTCAACGTCGGCCTGTCCACGGCCAACCTCACCAAGCGCCAGCTGGCCGAGAAGATCGGCGAGCATGTCGAGGGCTTTTACATCCACTCCGCCGCCATCGGCGAAGACCCGGACAAGCGGGACTATCTCGTGTCCAACGACAAGATCGAGGGGCTGGGCTGGCGTCCGGACCACGACCTTGATATGGGTATCAGGGAACTGCTCAAGGGCTACCGCATCCTCAAGCCGAACCTCTACGCGAACGTCTAGTGTGTTGATTACCGAGACACCGGCAATCATCCTGGCGGGCGGCAGGGGAACGCGCCTGCAAAGCGTGGTGTCGGACCGGCCCAAGGTGCTGGCCGATGTCGCGGGGCGTCCCTACCTCGCCCTTGTCCTGGACCGCCTCCAGCGGTTGGGCGTGCCGCTGGCCGTCCTCTCCACCGGCTACATGGCCGGGGCGGTGGAGGAGGCCATCGGGAGCAGCCATGCGGGCATGCCTGTGCGGTACGCCCGCGAGGACAGCCCGCTGGGCACGGGCGGCGGCGCGGCCCTGGCCGCATCCCTGGTCAGTGCGCCCTGGTATCTCGTGCTCAACGGCGATTCCTGGTGCGAGACCGACCTGGCCCGGTTCGTGGCCGCTGTTCCCGAGGACTGCGATGCGGGCATGCTGCTCACGCGGGTGCCTGATGTTTCCAGGTACGGGGCGGTGCAGGTCGGTCCGGGCAGCCGGATCGAGTCCTTCCGGGAGAAAGGGGCCGGCCCGGACTCCAAGGCCGGGCTCGACAGGGCCGGACTCATTAACGCCGGGGTCTACCTGCTCTCCAGGCGGTGCCTGGATGGCATGGGCGGCGCGGCGCCCCGCTCGCTTGAGCGGGACGTGTTCCCTTTTCTTGCCGTGCAGGGGCGGATTTACGGACACATGGTCGAGGCCCCTTTCATTGACATAGGCACCCCCGAATCCTATGCGCGGGTGCTCCCATTTTTCAAGGAAGCCCAGAACAGATGATCATTACCCGGACACCATTTCGTATCTCGTTCTTCGGCGGCGGAACCGACTATCCCGGCTGGTACCTGAAGCACGGCGGCGCGGTTCTGTCCACGTCCATCGACAAGTATTGCTATATCACGCTGCGCCACCTGCCGCCGTTTTTCGAGCACAACCTGCGGGTGGTCTATTCCGTGGTGGAGACCTGCCGGACCATCGACGAGATTCAGCACCCGGCTGTGCGTGAAGCCCTCAGGTTCCTGAAGTGCGACAAGAGCCTTGAGATTCATCATGACGGAGACCTGCCGGCCCGCAGCGGCATGGGGTCGAGCTCCTCGTTCACGGTCGGCCTGCTCAATGCCCTGTACGCCCTGCAGGGGCGCATGGTGTCCCAGCGCAGGCTGCTCGCCGAGAGCATCCACATAGAGCAGAACCTCATCGGCGAAACCGTGGGGTCGCAGGATCAGGCCGCCGCAGCCTATGGCGGGCTCAACCACATCCTCTTCAAGCAGGACGGGCATATCTCGGTGCGGCCCGTGATCATCTCGCCAGGCCGCAGGCAGCTGCTCTCCGACCATCTGATGCTCTTTTACACCGGTATCCGGCGCTATGCCTCCGAGGTGGCCTCCACCTATGTGCCGACCATCTGCGACAGGGAGAAACAGCTCTTCAGGATGGCGGAGATGGTCAACGAAGGGCTTGAAATCCTCGCGGACGGGGATCTCGACGACTTCGGTCACCTGCTGCATCAGGCGTGGGAGCAGAAGCGCGCCCTGTCGAAAAGCATCAGCAACACCACGGTGGATGCGCTCTACGACAAGGCCCGCAAGGCCGGTGCCCTTGGCGGCAAGCTGACCGGCGCGGGCGGGGGCGGGTTCCTCCTTCTTTTCGTGCTGCCTGACAGGCAGCTGGATGTCCGCAAGGCGCTGCAGAACCTGCTGCACATTCCTTTTTCTTTCGAGTCCGACGGCTCCCAGATAATCCTGTATGATCCGCGAATCTGCGATTACCGGGAGCTGGAGGCGGACAACAATCCCAGCGAAATAGCGTGTTTTCGCGAACTCAACCCCGGCGACAGCTGAGAGACCGCCCATGCAGATGACCAACGAGCAGATGGAACGCCAGGCCCGGCAGGTTTGGGAACAGACCCTGCGGGTGCACGCCCTGTGTCAGGAGACGCGGATCGCCTCGTCCATCTCCTGCATCGAAATATTTGTCGCCCTGTTCTACGGGGGGGAATTCCGCTTTGATCCCAAGGAGCCTCTGGCCGAGGGGCGGGACCGGCTGGTCATTTCCAAGGGGCACGGGTCCATCTCCTTGTATCCCATCCTGGCGGACCTGGGCTTCATCGACCCCCTTGAGCTTGAGAGGCCGGGACAGCCCGGCGCGTTGCTCAAGGCGATCCCGGACCCGCACATCCCCGGTTATGAGACCGTCAACGGCTCCCTCGGGCATGGCATCGGCGTGGGCGCGGGCATGGCCCTGGGCCTCCGGGCAAAGTGGTCCGGCAGCCGGGTCGTGGTCCTGTGCGGCGATGGCGAGCTGCACGAGGGCGCCATGTGGGAGGGGGTGATGCTGGCCGCCCGGCATCAACTCGCCAACCTGACCCTGATCGTGGACAACAACAGGCAGTGCATGCTCGACTTCAGCCAGGAAGTCCTTGGCCTCGCGCCCCTGGCCGACAAGTTTCGCGCCTTTGGCTGGGACACGGCAGAGGTGGACGGCCACGATGTCGCGGCGGTGCGCGCCGTGCTGCAACAGGCCCTGGTCCGGACCTCGGGCGGGCCCATGGCGGTGGTGGCCAACACCATCAAGGGGCGGGGCGTCAAGGGGCTTGAGGGCGAGCCCCTGTGCCATATCTTCAACGTCAAGCCTGAAAAGGTGGAAGCCATGCTTGGCGGGGAGCCGTCATGAACACCATGCGCGATGTCCTCATCTCCGCCCTGTGCGACAGGATGCGGGTGGACGATTCCATATTCTTCCTGTCCGCAGACCTCGGCGCGCCCGCGCTGGATCGTCTCCGGCGCGAGTTCCCGGCCCGCTTCATCAATGTCGGCATTGCCGAGCAGAGCTGCATCAACACGGCGGCAGGGCTGGCCCTCGAAGGCTTCAATGTTTTCGCCTACGGCATCGCCCCGTTCATCTCCATGCGCTGTTTCGAGCAGTGCCGGGTGAACCTCTCCCTGACAAACGTGGTCCGGCGGGTCAACCTGACCATACTGGGCCTTGGCGCGGGGCTGTCCTACGACATCTCCGGGCCGTCGCACCATTGTCTTGAGGATATCTCGATATTCCGCACCCTGCCGGGCATTGCCGTGTATTCGCCAAGTTCATTGGACCATGCCCGCAGCCTGGTGGATCAGGTCCTTGGCCACGGCGGGCCGGGCTATGTCCGTCTGGAGGGCAAGCCGGCCATCGAAAGCCACGGGGTGTCGCCCGATTTTGCCGCCGGGTTTTCCGTGGTCAGGCCGGGATCGGATGCGACCATCGTCGCCACCGGGTTCATGGTCAACAACGCCCTTGACGCGGCCAGGGAGCTGGAAAGTGTCCGCTCGGTGCAGGTCATCGACGCCCACCGGCTCGACCGGCTCGACCAGGAAACGTTTGGCGCCAGCGTTGCCGGGCACGCCTTTGTCCTGACCCTGGAGGAGGCGTTCATCGGCTGCGGCGGGCTCGACGCACTCGTTGCCTACACCCTGGAGCTTGCCGGGCAGGACATGCGGCTGCGCCGGATGGGCATGCCGCGCAGCTACAACTACTCCAATGGCGACCGGGCCTACCTGCACGCGGTCAACGGCATCGACGCGCAGTCCGTGGCCCGGGCCGCCCTGGGATTCTTCGGAGAGTGATG from Pseudodesulfovibrio aespoeensis Aspo-2 includes the following:
- a CDS encoding NAD-dependent epimerase/dehydratase family protein, translating into MSSKVLVTGGAGYLGSTLVPQLLANGYEVTALDNLMFSQAPLLDCCHYPGFEFVKGDICDYALMDKLIAKHDIIIPLAAIVGAPACKMNPTLTDLVNKQAHMHIVKQTSKDQIVIFPTTNSGYGIGEKDAYCTEESPLRPISEYGVCKVAVEKAFLDKGSAVTFRLATVFGMSPRMRMDLLVNDFTYQAFKTRSVILFEDHFRRNYIHVRDVTKAFIWGIEHYETMQGQAFNVGLSTANLTKRQLAEKIGEHVEGFYIHSAAIGEDPDKRDYLVSNDKIEGLGWRPDHDLDMGIRELLKGYRILKPNLYANV
- a CDS encoding sugar phosphate nucleotidyltransferase; this translates as MLITETPAIILAGGRGTRLQSVVSDRPKVLADVAGRPYLALVLDRLQRLGVPLAVLSTGYMAGAVEEAIGSSHAGMPVRYAREDSPLGTGGGAALAASLVSAPWYLVLNGDSWCETDLARFVAAVPEDCDAGMLLTRVPDVSRYGAVQVGPGSRIESFREKGAGPDSKAGLDRAGLINAGVYLLSRRCLDGMGGAAPRSLERDVFPFLAVQGRIYGHMVEAPFIDIGTPESYARVLPFFKEAQNR
- a CDS encoding GHMP family kinase ATP-binding protein → MIITRTPFRISFFGGGTDYPGWYLKHGGAVLSTSIDKYCYITLRHLPPFFEHNLRVVYSVVETCRTIDEIQHPAVREALRFLKCDKSLEIHHDGDLPARSGMGSSSSFTVGLLNALYALQGRMVSQRRLLAESIHIEQNLIGETVGSQDQAAAAYGGLNHILFKQDGHISVRPVIISPGRRQLLSDHLMLFYTGIRRYASEVASTYVPTICDREKQLFRMAEMVNEGLEILADGDLDDFGHLLHQAWEQKRALSKSISNTTVDALYDKARKAGALGGKLTGAGGGGFLLLFVLPDRQLDVRKALQNLLHIPFSFESDGSQIILYDPRICDYRELEADNNPSEIACFRELNPGDS
- a CDS encoding transketolase, with product MQMTNEQMERQARQVWEQTLRVHALCQETRIASSISCIEIFVALFYGGEFRFDPKEPLAEGRDRLVISKGHGSISLYPILADLGFIDPLELERPGQPGALLKAIPDPHIPGYETVNGSLGHGIGVGAGMALGLRAKWSGSRVVVLCGDGELHEGAMWEGVMLAARHQLANLTLIVDNNRQCMLDFSQEVLGLAPLADKFRAFGWDTAEVDGHDVAAVRAVLQQALVRTSGGPMAVVANTIKGRGVKGLEGEPLCHIFNVKPEKVEAMLGGEPS
- a CDS encoding transketolase family protein, with the translated sequence MNTMRDVLISALCDRMRVDDSIFFLSADLGAPALDRLRREFPARFINVGIAEQSCINTAAGLALEGFNVFAYGIAPFISMRCFEQCRVNLSLTNVVRRVNLTILGLGAGLSYDISGPSHHCLEDISIFRTLPGIAVYSPSSLDHARSLVDQVLGHGGPGYVRLEGKPAIESHGVSPDFAAGFSVVRPGSDATIVATGFMVNNALDAARELESVRSVQVIDAHRLDRLDQETFGASVAGHAFVLTLEEAFIGCGGLDALVAYTLELAGQDMRLRRMGMPRSYNYSNGDRAYLHAVNGIDAQSVARAALGFFGE